From a region of the Acanthochromis polyacanthus isolate Apoly-LR-REF ecotype Palm Island chromosome 3, KAUST_Apoly_ChrSc, whole genome shotgun sequence genome:
- the LOC127533121 gene encoding uncharacterized protein LOC127533121 encodes MLPLGNIIRKHCINFHCYADDTQLYLSMKPDETDQLARLQDCLKDIKTWMTFNFLLLNSDKTEVIVFGPKHLRNSLSKQIVTLDGITLASSTTVRNLGVIFDQDMSFNSHIKQVCRTSFFHLRNIVKIRNILSQSDAEKLVHAFVTSRLDYCNSLLSGCPNSSLKHLQLIQNAAARVLTGVSKRDHISPILASLHWLPVKSRVEFKILLLTYKALNNQSPSYLKDLIVPYYPSRTLRSQAAGLLVVPRISKSRMGGRAFSYQLLSCGTCSQFGFWRQTPSLFLRPGLKRSFLTNLIVGADWVTHRGSACVFIAQLTPSWSSLRSASSHAAIGL; translated from the coding sequence atgcttcctttaggcaatattattaggaagcattgtattaacttccattgttatgcagatgacacacaattgtatttatctatgaagccagatgaaactgatcagttagctagactgcaagattgtcttaaggacattaaaacctggatgacttttaacttcctactcctaaattcagacaaaaccgaagtcattgtatttggccccaaacatcttagaaactcgctttcaaagcaaatagttactctggatggcatcacattggcctccagtactactgtgaggaatcttggagttatttttgaccaggacatgtcctttaactcacacataaagcaagtctgtaggacttccttttttcacctgcgtaatattgtaaaaatcagaaacattctgtctcagagtgatgcagaaaaattagttcatgcttttgttacttccaggcttgactattgtaattccttattatcgggttgtccaaatagctctctcaaacatctacagttgatccaaaacgctgctgctagagtactgacaggagttagcaaaagagatcatatttcccctatacttgcttctcttcactggcttcctgttaaatccagagttgaatttaaaatccttcttctgacatataaagctcttaataaccaatctccatcatatcttaaagatctgatagtaccttattatcctagtagaactcttcgctctcaagctgcaggcttacttgttgttcctagaatttctaaaagtagaatgggaggcagagccttcagttatcagctcctctcctgtggaacctgctcccagtttgggttctggaggcagacaccctctctatttttaagaccaggcttaaaacgttcctttttgacaaatcttatagttggggctgactgggtgacccacaggggttcggcttgtgtcttcattgcacagctgactccctcttggtcgtcccttcgttctgcctctagtcatgctgctataggcctatag